In Myxocyprinus asiaticus isolate MX2 ecotype Aquarium Trade chromosome 3, UBuf_Myxa_2, whole genome shotgun sequence, the following proteins share a genomic window:
- the LOC127429682 gene encoding follistatin-A-like, translating to MLRMLKRHQLQPGMILLLLWLCYFMEDQKVQAGNCWLQQGKNGRCQVLYMPGMSREECCRSGRLGTSWTEEDVPNSTLFRWMIFNGGAPNCIPCKETCDNVDCGPGKRCKMNRRSKPRCICAPDCSNVTWKGPVCGSDGKTYRDECALLKSKCKGHPDLEVQYQGKCKKTCRDVLCPGSSTCVVDQTNNAYCVTCNRICPEVTSPEQYLCGNDGIVYASACHLRRATCLLGRSIGVAYEGKCIKAKSCDDIQCSASKKCLWDAKIGHGRCAVCMESCPESRSEEAVCASDNTTYPSECAMKQAACSLGVLLEVKHSGSCNSITEDQEDDDDEEDQDYMAYIHLSPVLDG from the exons ctGGTAACTGCTGGCTACAGCAAGGCAAGAACGGGAGATGTCAGGTTCTCTACATGCCTGGGATGAGTCGAGAGGAATGCTGCCGAAGTGGGAGGCTCGGTACATCATGGACTGAGGAAGATGTGCCAAACAGCACATTATTCAGGTGGATGATCTTCAATGGCGGTGCTCCAAACTGCATACCTTGTAAAG AGACATGTGATAATGTGGACTGTGGCCCTGGGAAGAGATGTAAAATGAACAGGAGGAGTAAGCCTCGTTGCATATGTGCGCCAGACTGCTCCAACGTCACCTGGAAGGGGCCAGTGTGCGGCTCAGACGGAAAAACATATAGAGATGAATGTGCCCTTTTGAAATCGAAATGCAAAGGGCACCCTGACCTGGAGGTGCAGTATCAAGGCAAATGCAAAA AGACGTGCCGTGACGTCCTGTGTCCGGGTAGTTCGACTTGTGTGGTGGACCAGACAAACAACGCATACTGTGTGACATGCAATCGTATCTGCCCAGAGGTTACGTCTCCGGAGCAGTACCTTTGTGGCAATGATGGGATTGTCTATGCCAGCGCGTGCCATTTAAGGAGGGCCACATGCTTGCTCGGAAGATCCATTGGAGTGGCATACGAAGGGAAATGCATCA AGGCCAAGTCGTGTGATGACATCCAGTGTAGCGCAAGCAAGAAGTGTCTATGGGATGCCAAGATTGGTCACGGGCGCTGTGCAGTTTGCATGGAGTCATGCCCAGAAAGTCGCTCGGAGGAGGCAGTGTGCGCCAGCGACAACACCACGTATCCCAGCGAGTGTGCCATGAAGCAAGCCGCTTGCTCTTTGGGGGTTCTCCTGGAGGTTAAGCATTCAGGATCTTGCAACT CCATTACTGAAGACCAGGAGGATGATGACGATGAAGAAGACCAGGACTACATGGCTTATATCCATTTATCACCAGTACTGGATGGATAA